The proteins below come from a single Chryseobacterium nepalense genomic window:
- a CDS encoding AsmA-like C-terminal region-containing protein: MERFKRIVIKILKWMGISIASILFLMFIIPILFPGTISEQVKIFANQHLAGKLDYRRTHLTFFRHFPSLTVSVDDFLLKGSKPFQQDTLLAAREVAVGINLKNLIFDREVKIDEIYVTDAYGNVFVNSKGEANYNVYVSKPSQKPKDTTGSGTSIKLDLIKLKNWNITYRDHAARVLVDAKGLNYTGRGGLSEDIFDLETDLDIDKLDFSLNRIYYAKQKTLHADLITRINTNALTFVLRKNELRINDLPLKFTGFLSILKDGYNLDVKAASEKTTIRDMISVLPPQYLDWAKDTKIEGNSDLFFNLKGRFSEQKNLKPRLKARLLVRDGFVSNGKAPVPMNHLNMDLNVDLPSLDTNQLAIDLKNLGFDLGPKNSFKAVVKTKGLDEMQINADIKGAVDLQTLDQALGLKDIDMRGLMDTNIKANGVFSLDKKLFPKTNGYLNLKNGWLKTKYYPNPIQDINIVANITNTDGTFKSLGVKLDPFRFNFEGNPVFVNADLQNFEDVLYKVRAKGVLNVGRIYRVFAKKGFDVSGLIMADLSLNGRQSYATTGQYSKLDNKGNLILKNIKATTEFLPKSFFIKEGNFRFENEKMWFSKFFATYGKSDFSLNGYLLNTINYFIERKGTLHGKFNLNSNYVLIDEFMALKNGDNSRKSIEVEYAKVENPKSSGVVIIPKNLDVSLQTNIRKVEFKGLALNHVKGQASVEKGQVYLKNTSFDIIGSKMNIDARYQDESPLTANYDVALKVLDFDVQRAYKEIDMVREMATAAKNVKGIVSVDYKLKGDFDRNMKPIYPSLEGGGIVNLRDVEVKNLKMLSAVGDNIGSKAFNNPDMKGVNIETHIKNNLIHVDKFTFRVSILRPSISGTTSFNGLLDLRVRIGILPGGLIGFPIVVTGTHENPKIKIFSKKGQGILDAAYNRKLNKVIRQERRAEKKTKRQQRKEKEAQEERAKNAEKQITKDLKEK; encoded by the coding sequence ATGGAAAGGTTTAAAAGAATCGTTATAAAGATTCTGAAATGGATGGGGATTTCAATCGCATCCATTCTTTTTTTGATGTTTATTATCCCTATTTTATTTCCGGGAACCATTTCGGAACAGGTAAAAATATTTGCCAATCAGCATCTTGCCGGAAAGCTTGATTACAGAAGAACCCACCTTACATTTTTCAGGCACTTTCCTTCGCTTACTGTTTCGGTAGATGATTTTTTATTGAAAGGATCAAAACCTTTTCAGCAAGATACTTTACTTGCTGCACGTGAAGTTGCAGTAGGAATTAATCTAAAAAACCTGATCTTCGACCGTGAAGTTAAAATTGATGAAATTTACGTAACGGATGCCTACGGAAATGTTTTTGTTAACAGTAAAGGTGAAGCTAATTATAACGTATATGTTTCAAAACCTTCACAAAAGCCTAAAGATACCACAGGTTCAGGAACATCGATAAAACTTGATCTTATCAAACTTAAAAACTGGAATATTACCTACAGAGACCATGCAGCAAGAGTTTTGGTAGATGCGAAAGGGCTTAATTACACTGGACGCGGTGGATTAAGTGAAGATATTTTTGATCTTGAAACTGATTTGGATATTGATAAACTTGATTTCAGCCTCAATAGAATTTATTATGCTAAACAAAAAACACTGCATGCGGATCTTATCACAAGGATCAATACGAATGCGCTGACCTTTGTATTGAGAAAAAACGAATTGCGAATTAATGATCTTCCTTTAAAATTTACCGGTTTTTTAAGTATTCTCAAAGATGGTTACAATCTTGATGTAAAAGCAGCTTCTGAGAAAACAACCATTCGGGATATGATCTCCGTTCTTCCGCCACAATATCTGGATTGGGCAAAAGATACTAAAATTGAAGGCAACAGTGATCTTTTTTTTAATCTGAAAGGCCGTTTTAGCGAGCAGAAAAACCTAAAGCCGCGACTTAAAGCAAGATTGCTCGTAAGGGACGGATTTGTTTCCAACGGAAAAGCGCCGGTTCCGATGAATCATCTCAACATGGATCTGAATGTTGATCTGCCTTCTCTTGATACGAATCAACTGGCAATCGATCTTAAAAATCTCGGTTTTGATCTCGGCCCGAAGAACAGTTTCAAAGCGGTAGTAAAAACAAAAGGTCTGGATGAAATGCAGATCAATGCCGATATAAAAGGAGCAGTGGATTTGCAGACACTGGATCAGGCATTAGGTTTGAAAGATATTGATATGCGCGGCCTAATGGATACCAATATTAAAGCCAACGGAGTTTTCAGTCTGGACAAAAAGTTATTCCCAAAAACCAATGGTTACCTCAATCTTAAAAATGGCTGGCTTAAAACAAAATATTATCCGAATCCTATTCAGGATATCAACATTGTAGCCAACATTACTAATACAGACGGGACTTTTAAAAGCCTTGGCGTGAAATTGGATCCTTTCCGGTTTAATTTTGAAGGAAATCCTGTTTTTGTAAACGCAGATCTGCAGAATTTTGAAGATGTTTTGTATAAAGTCCGTGCAAAAGGAGTCCTGAATGTAGGAAGAATTTACCGCGTTTTTGCGAAGAAAGGCTTTGATGTGAGCGGACTAATTATGGCCGACCTTTCCCTGAACGGAAGACAAAGTTATGCGACTACCGGACAGTACAGCAAGCTTGACAATAAGGGTAATTTAATTTTAAAAAATATAAAAGCAACAACAGAATTTTTACCGAAATCATTTTTTATTAAAGAAGGAAACTTCCGGTTTGAAAATGAGAAAATGTGGTTCAGTAAATTCTTTGCGACATATGGAAAATCAGATTTTTCTCTGAACGGATATCTGCTGAATACGATCAATTATTTTATCGAAAGAAAAGGGACGCTGCATGGTAAGTTCAACCTGAATTCCAACTATGTCCTCATTGATGAATTTATGGCTTTAAAAAATGGCGATAATTCAAGGAAATCGATTGAAGTAGAGTATGCAAAAGTAGAAAATCCTAAAAGCAGCGGCGTAGTGATCATTCCTAAAAATCTTGACGTTTCTTTACAGACGAATATCAGGAAAGTAGAATTTAAAGGATTGGCATTAAATCATGTTAAAGGTCAGGCTTCCGTGGAAAAAGGCCAGGTTTATCTCAAAAATACGTCTTTTGATATCATCGGAAGTAAAATGAATATTGATGCCCGTTACCAGGATGAATCTCCGCTTACCGCCAATTATGATGTTGCCCTTAAGGTTTTGGATTTTGATGTACAGCGTGCTTACAAAGAAATTGATATGGTACGTGAAATGGCAACGGCAGCGAAAAATGTAAAAGGAATTGTTTCTGTTGATTACAAATTAAAGGGAGATTTCGACCGGAATATGAAACCGATTTATCCCTCTCTTGAAGGCGGCGGAATCGTTAATCTCCGGGATGTGGAAGTTAAAAACTTAAAAATGCTTTCTGCGGTAGGCGACAATATCGGTTCAAAAGCCTTCAATAATCCTGATATGAAAGGCGTCAATATTGAGACTCATATTAAGAATAATCTGATTCATGTTGATAAATTTACATTCAGGGTTTCTATTTTAAGACCAAGCATCAGCGGAACTACCAGCTTTAATGGTCTCCTTGACCTCAGAGTGAGAATAGGAATTCTTCCGGGCGGACTGATCGGGTTTCCTATTGTGGTAACCGGAACCCATGAAAACCCGAAAATTAAGATTTTCAGTAAAAAAGGACAGGGAATTCTGGATGCGGCTTACAACAGGAAGCTCAATAAAGTAATCCGACAGGAGAGAAGGGCTGAGAAAAAAACAAAAAGACAGCAGCGTAAAGAAAAAGAAGCGCAGGAAGAACGCGCTAAAAATGCCGAAAAACAGATTACTAAAGATTTAAAAGAAAAATAA
- a CDS encoding alpha-ketoglutarate-dependent dioxygenase AlkB family protein: MSQLSLFEADEYYEFPEELLEYRKSFLSEQEASELFNQLIATTPWKQNTQKMYDKTVVTPRLTSWFGDSSKMYHLGNNDFHVNEWSPELIGLKEKIETFSGYEFNSVLLNLYRDGNDSVAWHRDKESELGNRPVIASVSLGQVRNFDFRNINDHQKKYSLALDHGSLLIMKGDLQVNWEHRIAKSVKKMNPRINLTFRLIREI; the protein is encoded by the coding sequence ATGAGCCAGCTAAGCCTGTTTGAAGCAGATGAATATTATGAATTTCCGGAAGAATTGTTGGAATATAGAAAGAGTTTTTTATCTGAACAGGAAGCTTCGGAACTTTTTAATCAGCTTATAGCTACAACACCCTGGAAGCAGAACACCCAGAAGATGTATGATAAAACAGTTGTTACTCCAAGATTAACGTCTTGGTTCGGCGATAGCAGTAAAATGTATCATTTGGGAAATAACGATTTTCATGTCAATGAATGGTCTCCGGAATTGATTGGTTTAAAAGAGAAAATCGAAACATTTTCGGGATATGAATTTAATTCAGTACTCCTTAACCTTTACCGGGACGGGAATGATTCGGTTGCGTGGCATCGGGATAAGGAAAGCGAACTGGGAAATCGGCCCGTAATTGCTTCTGTTAGTCTGGGCCAGGTAAGGAATTTTGATTTCAGAAATATTAATGATCATCAAAAGAAATATAGCCTTGCTCTAGATCACGGATCGCTCCTGATCATGAAGGGGGACTTGCAGGTCAACTGGGAACATCGGATTGCAAAGTCTGTAAAGAAAATGAATCCGAGAATCAATCTTACCTTCAGGCTGATTCGTGAAATATAG